One segment of Panthera uncia isolate 11264 chromosome A3 unlocalized genomic scaffold, Puncia_PCG_1.0 HiC_scaffold_12, whole genome shotgun sequence DNA contains the following:
- the NT5C1B gene encoding cytosolic 5'-nucleotidase 1B isoform X3, protein MSQTSLKQKKKNDTGSKNSKDSIDTEKRKDSEKSGVRLSTQMRRAVNPNHFLRCCPMRGHSSCRRCLCAAEGTVLLGPCRTIRVYIHMCLLWEQGRQITMIRESQESPLPKTDSRGYVVRNQWSRTSRSPSTRAPSVDETRSKSASLKLPASSTTSRTSSTSPSQQESQKELSAQPSPPTPPMPLDSSPPTPPESYSQSRRSSKMQENPEAWAHGIARDSMQLREYPPRTPPTEWKSYAQRRTTYSTQLDRDCLSELPRQQQLEEEEEEDEAYWASVRTLYEKTPSCSRPRPPKPKHAITIAVSSRALFNMVDGRKIFEEEGLEKYMEYQLTNENVILTPGPAFRFVKALQHVNARLRELYPNEQDLFDIVLMTNNHAQVGVRLINSVNHYGLLIDRFCLTGGKSPIGYLKAYLTNLYLSADSEKVQEAIQEGIASATMFDGAKDMAYCDTQLRVAFDGDAVLFSDESEHITKEHGLDKFFQHEALFENKPLAQRNS, encoded by the exons ATGAGTCAAACatctctgaaacagaaaaagaag AATGATACTGGATCGAAGAACTCAAAAGACAgcatagacacagagaaaagaaaggattctGAGAAATCAGGAGTTCGTCTGAGCACGCAG ATGAGGCGTGCAGTCAATCCGAATCACTTCCTGAGATGTTGCCCCATGCGAGGTCACTCGTCGTGTAGACGCTGCCTTTGTGCAGCGGAGGGAACAGTACTTCTTGGCCCCTGCCGCACAATACGTGTTTATATTCACATGTGCCTCTTGTGGGAGCAGGGCCGGCAGATCACCATGATCAGG GAATCACAAGAATCACCATTGCCGAAGACTGATTCTCGGGGGTACGTTGTGCGAAATCAGTGGTCACGAACTTCACGGAGCCCATCCACCAGAGCTCCATCAGTAGACGAAACCAGAAGCAAGAGTGCCAGTCTTAAG CTCCCCGCTAGCTCCACAACCTCCCGGACTTCATCCACCTCCCCCAGCCAGCAAGAGTCCCAGAAAGAGCTGTCGGCGCAGCCCTCGCCGCCCACGCCACCCATGCCTCTCGACTCGAGCCCTCCCACTCCCCCGGAGTCCTATTCCCAGTCCCGGCGCAGCAGCAAGATGCAGGAGAATCCAGAAGCCTGGGCTCATGGCATCGCGCGGGACTCCATGCAGCTACGGGAATACCCTCCTCGCACGCCCCCCACCGAATGGAAGTCCTATGCCCAGCGCAGGACGACCTACTCCACCCAGCTGGACCGCGACTGCCTGTCAGAACTGCCCCGGCAGCAGcagctggaggaagaggaggaagaggatgaggcCTATTGGGCATCCGTGAGAACTCTGTATGAGAAGACCCCCAGCTGCTCTCGCCCCCGACCG CCCAAACCCAAGCATGCCATCACCATCGCTGTGTCATCCCGGGCACTTTTCAACATGGTGGACGGCAGGAAAATCTTCGAGGAAGAGGGTCTAGAAAAGTACATGGAATATCAGCTCACCAATGAGAATGTCATCCTGACCCCAGGGCCTGCATTCCGCTTTGTCAAG GCACTGCAGCATGTCAATGCTAGACTCCGTGAGCTGTATCCTAATGAACAGGACTTATTTGATATTGTACTGATGACTAATAACCATGCCCAAGTGGGAGTGCGGCTTATAAACAGCGTCAATCACTatg GCTTACTAATTGACCGCTTCTGTCTGACTGGTGGAAAAAGCCCCATTGGCTATTTGAAGGCATATCTTACCAACTTGTATCTTTCGGCAGATTCTGAAAAAGTACAAGAAGCCATACAAGAAG GGATCGCTTCTGCAACTATGTTTGATGGAGCCAAAGACATGGCTTACTGTGACACACAGCTCCGCGTGGCCTTTGATGGGGATGCCGTCCTCTTCTCGGATGAATCTGAACATATTACCAAGGAGCACGGGCTGGACAAGTTCTTTCAACATGAAGCACTATTTGAGAATAAGCCTCTTGCTCAG